The following is a genomic window from Chryseobacterium ginsenosidimutans.
TTACAATTGGTTTGGGATACAATTGCCCTACACACCTCACCCGGAATTGCAGAATATAAAGAACCTGAGGTGGCTTTATTGAATTATGGAGCGGCTCTGGATGTTATCGGAAAGGGATATGATCAGCTATCAAATAATATTCGTGAAGAAATTATTAAAGAATTTCCGCGAAACCAGCTAAAGAAAAACATAATAACAACTTTTTTTGATGGTTTTAAACATAAACCACATACTACCTATGGAAATATCAATTCAGATATTTGTGCATGTATGATCCCTAACTATCAGCAACCGGATTATTGCAACTTAATTTTGAACTCACCCTGGTCGGAATAAGTTTAGGCTCATTAAAATAATTCTGACATATCTGTTTTGGGTGTAAATAAATGAATTCAGAATTTTTTTTTCAGTGGTAATATTTTAGGTTCCTTCAAGATTTTTTTAAGCACAGCAATCCATATTGTAGAAAATAAAAGGGTAAGGCAGGTAATTCCCAGACCTGCTTTGTAAAGTTCATACTGAATAATATGTGCTTTATAGGCAATCGTAAGTGCCAGAATCCCAAATTCTCCCGTCTGAGATAATAAGGCTCCGCCATACCAACTGTTTTTCCAATCGAACCGTAAAGAACGGAAAACGATTGCTGATATAAAACTGTTGCTTAATAGAACGAAAAATGTACCTATCAGTATTATTTTAGGATGGTTCAAGAAATAAGCTATATCTAGCCGCAAACCAATGGATACGAAAAAAAGTGCAACAAAAAACACCTTGAAAGAAGCAAGAGTATGTTCAAACCAATTGAATATCCTAAGTCTTCCTACGAGAACACCTGCTATAAAGCTTCCTAAAGCACTGCTTAAGCCAACAATATCTGCTAATAACCCAAATCCCATACAAATAAGAAGACCCATAAAAAGCTGCAGATCATGGTCATGCTCTACCCTTCTAAAGAATCCGGGAAGTTTTATTTCCTGTGGGTTTCTTATTCTTTTAAAAAGGAAAAGATCGCAATACACATTGCTACGGGCAATATAAAATTCAATACTGTAAATTGCTCTCCGCTCCATACTTTCAGCAGAGTCAGAACAGGTGCTAAGAGGATATCCTGAAGTAGTAATATATTGAATATGGTGCTGCCAAATGCAGTATTCAGGATATTATATTTCTTTAAAAACTCGGTAACTACCGCTGTGCTGTTGAAAAAGAAAAGTACGGCAATTAAGGTTATACTTTTAGGATCCAGATTAAGAAAATACCCTATCAGTAAAGCAAAACCAAAACCCAGAAACACTTTCATACCTTGCGCAATCAAAGGTTTTATGATGAGATGGCGTTTATTAGGAATGTTGATTTCCAATCCTAAAAAAAACATTAATAAAAGTATTCCTAGTTCACCGATGACCTCTATTTCTTCAACATTGGAAAAAACTCCGGTCATGTGAGGACCCAATAAAACTCCGGCAATAATATATGCAATTAAATAAGGCTGGTTAAACTTTTTCAGTATAAAACCCAGAATTAACAAAGTAAGAGATAATATGCAGATTGACGATAATAACTCATTCATATCCTATAACTACAATTATGTGATAAAAATAAAAGGTTTCCCGGATACCGGGAAACCTTTAAAAATTATTGAATCTCAATTAATCTCGGCGCCTGTGTCTTTGCACCTTCTTTTTTTGGAATTGTAAGCTTTAATACCCCGTTCTCGTATTTAGCTTCAATATTTTCATCATCTACGACATCTTTTGCAAGTTCGAAGCTGCGTTGAAAAGATTGATAGCTGAATTCTTTTCGGGTAAATTTCCCATTATTTTCTTCATCCCTGTCTTCCTTGGAAGATGAAATAGTAAGCATATTGCCGTCCAGGGTGATTTTAAAATCCTCTTTCTGCATTCCCGGTGCAGCAACTTCTACTTCAAAAGCTTCCTCATGTTCTTTGATATTCACAGAC
Proteins encoded in this region:
- a CDS encoding HD domain-containing protein encodes the protein MAINGKIIGGIKIPDSAMAVHSTELLREHGSELLYNHSLRVFLFAVLNGQQNKLKYDAELLYISSMFHDLGLTSQYRSEDKRFEIDGANAARDFLRSYNVSPQSLQLVWDTIALHTSPGIAEYKEPEVALLNYGAALDVIGKGYDQLSNNIREEIIKEFPRNQLKKNIITTFFDGFKHKPHTTYGNINSDICACMIPNYQQPDYCNLILNSPWSE
- a CDS encoding cation:proton antiporter, whose protein sequence is MNELLSSICILSLTLLILGFILKKFNQPYLIAYIIAGVLLGPHMTGVFSNVEEIEVIGELGILLLMFFLGLEINIPNKRHLIIKPLIAQGMKVFLGFGFALLIGYFLNLDPKSITLIAVLFFFNSTAVVTEFLKKYNILNTAFGSTIFNILLLQDILLAPVLTLLKVWSGEQFTVLNFILPVAMCIAIFSFLKE
- a CDS encoding cation:proton antiporter, with amino-acid sequence MERRAIYSIEFYIARSNVYCDLFLFKRIRNPQEIKLPGFFRRVEHDHDLQLFMGLLICMGFGLLADIVGLSSALGSFIAGVLVGRLRIFNWFEHTLASFKVFFVALFFVSIGLRLDIAYFLNHPKIILIGTFFVLLSNSFISAIVFRSLRFDWKNSWYGGALLSQTGEFGILALTIAYKAHIIQYELYKAGLGITCLTLLFSTIWIAVLKKILKEPKILPLKKKF
- a CDS encoding Hsp20/alpha crystallin family protein, which encodes MTTIVKRNNGSLLPASSRLLFDDFFNRELFNWGNNNFSSSQTTLPSVNIKEHEEAFEVEVAAPGMQKEDFKITLDGNMLTISSSKEDRDEENNGKFTRKEFSYQSFQRSFELAKDVVDDENIEAKYENGVLKLTIPKKEGAKTQAPRLIEIQ